CTTTCAATACAGGAACAAACATATCTTGATATTCTATCAAAATATGAAGAAAATAAGACTATTTATGCTCCCCAGGATGCTACTATTATATCTATTCCCATCAAATCAGGACAGAAAATCAATGAGAATCAGCTTATGATGAGTTTTGGTGTAGGGACTGAATATGAGATAAAATGTAATGTTTCTCTTAGCAATAACTTTATTACAGTTGGAGATATTTGCGAGCTTTCAAACGCCTCGTATAGAGTAGAAGGAACTGTTAAAAAGATTACCCCTATCGAAAATATGAAACAAATTACAATCAATTTTCAATCAAAGGAGAATGTCATGGGAGAAACTTTTGACGTGTTATTTCAAAAAGAAAGTGAAAAGTCATATATTCTTGTCCCCAATGGTGCAATTCATCAGGATCACGAGGGGTATTACCTTTATCAAATTAAACAACGAGATGGAATTATGGGCAAAGAATATTATGTTGAAAAATCTAAAGTCTACATAGGAGACTCAGATGATACCAATACGGTTATTGTTAAAGGAGTAAATTATTTTGATCCCATTGCTTACTTAAGTGACAAGCCCATTTCGGAAGGTGTAACAGTAAAAGTAGAAAATGAGGAGGATTTTCTTGCAAATTAAATATATGCTATTCATATTAACATTGACATTACTAGTCCCATTGATCTTTATCGGATTTTTTCAAGATTATGAGCAATACAACGATATAGTATTGATTATTCCAAATTCAAATTACACAGTAGATGTTCCAATCGAAAAAATAGAGAAAGTCAATGAAGAAAAATTCTTAACGACATATTTAGTAGAGCAAGAGAAAAAGATACGGGCAATTCATGAACATCATCTTGTCAGTATAAAAGGAACCAATTATGCATATCCATTTGTATTAAATTATAATATTGTCAATGGAGGTTTTTTTCCAAAATCCTCTCAGGTGCAGGAAAGCAAAGTTGCTGTGCTCAATGAGAATGCAGCTTTTAATATCTTTGGTGGTAACGACTGTATTGGAAATGAAATCATCATAGATCGCTTCATTTATAGAGTTATAGGAGTTATAAATGATAAAGATAAAAAAAATAAGAATATTTATATACCCATTACGCTATTGAATCAGTCACCTAAAGTATTCGTTGCACTATTAGATAGAGACATTTCAGAGGGATATATAAAAGCCCAGTACAAAAATCTGGGAATAACAACGGACCATTACGATTTCATTAATCTAAATTCATTAACTCTAATGATCAAAGAAAAAGCGATTGCTTCATGTGCATTCATGTTAATAATCCTGTTATTACTGCAAATAAAATGGGTTATACATAGGCTTACAAATCAATATATGATTTTTCGTCGGTTGTTGATCAAAAACTACTTAAGAGAACTTTTTAGAAAAGAAGCAAAAATTTTCGGCGTGTTGATTGGGCATTTCGGATTGATTGTTGCATTAATATACTTTATAGTTTTATTGGTAATGTATACTTTTGAAATGTTTTTGAAGTGGAAAGATTTATCTGCCTTTTTCATAATTAATTGCTCTGGCAGTCATAGTATGAATATTTTTACCTCAATAGAGAAGTCATTGATATATTCCAACATACTATTTATTTTATTGTTGATTTTATTTTTTACTTTAATATATTCTTTTATACTGTATAAAGATCAATAATTTATGATTTTCCATATTTAAAGAAAATTAAATATTGAAAATCTACATTCGTAATGGTATAATATTACATAATTAAATATGTTTTTTGTTAAAGGGGAGTAACTGCCTGATACAGGAGATAAAGTCAACAATCGGTATATTTTGCCTGGCTTTATCCTTTGATATGTCAAAGCTGTAAGACCTTTAGCGAAATTTTATTTTTATAGTAAAATTCGCTGAAGGTCTTTTTTATTTGGTTTTCAGGTTCTCCCTTAAAAAGTGAAGGAGGTATTTAACGATGTGGTTTTCAAAAACCCAGAAAGAAGTACTGGAAGAACTTAATGTCAATCCAGCTGTTGGCCTTACCAGTAAAGAGGCTGAGACGAGGCTTGAAAGATATGGGCCCAATAAGCTTAAAGGAAAACCAAAGAAAAGTTTGGTTTCACTGTTTTTTGCCCAGCTTAATGATATGCTGATCTACGTTCTTTTAAGCGCAGCTGCAATAACAATGATCATAGGTGAATTTGTAGATGCAATCATCATACTTTTAGTTGTGATTCTTAATGCGTTAATAGGAGTGGTCCAGGAATATAAAGCTGAAAAAGCAATTGAAGCACTTCAAAAGATGACTACACCCAAGTCTCTTGTTAGAAGGGATGGAGAAATTAAAGAAATCAGTTCTGAGCAAATTGTACCTGGTGATATCGTAATTATTGATGCAGGAAGATTCATCCCGGCAGACCTTAGATTAATAGAAAGCGTGAATCTTCAAATCGAAGAATCTGCATTAACTGGCGAATCAGTACCTACAGACAAAGATGCAAATGCTCTTTACAAAGATCCCAAAACACCTATAGGAGACCAATCCAATATGGCATTTATGTCCACCCTTGCTACTTATGGAAGAGGAGAGGGTGTTGTGGTTGGAACTGCTATGAATACTGAAATTGGTAAAATAGCAAAAATACTGGATGAAGATACGGAGCAAATGACGCCTCTACAAAAGCGATTAGAGGAGCTTGGAAAAACTCTTGGTTTTATCGCTATTGGAATATGTATACTTATATTTGCTATTTCACTGTTTCAAAAAAGAGATTTGTTTGAAATGTTTTTAACCGCAATCAGTCTGGCAGTGGCAGCTATTCCTGAGGGGCTTGCCGCTATTGTTGCTATTGTGCTGGCACTTGGTGTAACAAAAATGTCTAAAATCAATGCTATAGTCAAAAAACTGCCGGCAGTTGAGACTTTAGGGGCCGTAAATATCATATGTTCTGATAAGACTGGTACTCTTACACAAAATAAAATGACAGTAGTAAAATACTATACATTCAGCAACCTAAAAGAGGTTTCGTCTACAGAAACCAGTATTGTTGCCTCCAAAGATGAAACAGAACTCATTAAAACCTTAGTTTTGTGTTCTGATGCAACATATGAAAACGGTGAAGGTACAGGAGACCCCACAGAGATTGCATTAATCGGTTTTGGAAATAAATATAATCTTATAAAAGGAGAATTAAATTCAAAAAACAAAAGAGTAGCAGAAAATCCCTTTGATTCTGACAGAAAACTCATGTCAACTTTAAATGAAGAAGGAAATGGTTACAGGGTTCATACAAAGGGAGCAATAGACAATATATTAAAAATTTCTTCTCATGCCCTTATAAACGGAAAAATCGTACCATTAACAGAGGAAGTAAGATTTGCCTATTTAAAAGCTGCAGAAGAAATGTCTAATAATGCTTTAAGAGTCCTGGGGGCAGCTTTTAAAGATACTGATAAGATACTGGCTCCTGGAGAAATGGAAAAAGATTTAACAGTTATCGGTATTGTAGGAATGATCGATCCTCCAAGATTTGAAGTCAAGGATTCTATAAGAGAAGCCAAAAGGGCAGGTATTACCCCGGTAATGATTACAGGAGACCACCAAAATACTGCTGTTGCCATTGCTAAAGAACTTGAAATAGCAGAGTCTATAGAACAGAGTATTACCGGGTCAGAAATAGATGAAATGTCAGATGAGGAGTTTGCTGAGAAGATCAATAACTATAAGGTTTTTGCCAGGGTTTCACCCGAACATAAAGTTAAAATTGTTAAAGCCTTTAAATCCCAGGGAAATATCGTGTCCATGACCGGAGACGGTGTCAATGATGCACCCTCCTTAAAAAATGCAGATATAGGCGTTGCTATGGGAATAACCGGAACTGACGTTTCAAAAGGTGCCAGCGATATGATTTTGACCGATGATAATTTTACAACCATCGTTCATGCCATCGAAGAAGGAAGAAATATTTACAACAACATAAAAAAATCTGTTATCTTCTTATTATCCTGTAATTTGGGAGAAGTCCTTACAGTATTTGCTTCAATCCTGTTCTTCTGGCCAGTACCATTGCTCCCAACCCAAATATTATGGATCAATCTCATAACCGATTCATTACCAGCTATAGCCCTTGGAATTGATCCAGGTGACAAAGACGTTATGAAAAAGAAACCAAGAAATCCTAAGGAAAGCTTTTTTGCGCAAGGAGCAGGAATAAGAGCAATTATAGGGGGAACCTTAATTGGTTTGCTCACTTTAGCAGCTTTCTATTTTGGGTTAAGTGAATATGGATATACTTTGGGTTCTACCCATATACCTGAAGATGTTCTGACCTATGCAAGAACAATGTCCTTTGTTGTACTGGCAGGATCACAGTTGTTCTATTCATTGTCCATACGACACTCTACAAAATCAATCCTCCAGATAGGCTTATTGAGCAATATGTATTTAATAGGGGCAATCATAGTAGGTTTCATTCTGCAATTTGGAGTGATTTCAATTCCTGTTTTGGCAAAAGCATTTAATGTTCACAATTTAAGTCTAGGTGATTGGGGATTGGTAATGGTCTTTGCTTTAATTCCTTTAATCGTAAATGAAATCATAAAGAGCTTTATGAGATTAAAGGAAAACGAAGAATAACCTATTGCTTAAGTAAGATATATAAATTTAAAAGGAACCTGAACCCTTAATTATTATTTGGGGGTTAAGATTCCTTTTTATTTTAATCCTTATTTCTTTTTAGATTTTCCAAGATAAGCCGCTTTGACATTTTCATCATTTAATAATTCTGTTCCTGTTCCTTCCATAGTTATGTGCCCAGTTTCACAAACATATCCACGGTGGGCGATCCTTAAAGCGAGATTTGCATTTTGCTCAACGAGTAAAATTGTCATTCCTTCTTCTTTATTAATATTTGTGATGATTTTCATTATATCGTTTACAACAATCGGAGCAAGTCCTAAAGAAGGTTCATCCATCATAATTAATTTTGGTTTGCTCATAAGGGCACGACCCAATGCTAACATCTGTTGTTCCCCACCAGATAAGGTTCCGGCCAGCTGCCATGAACGTTCTTGAAGTCTTGGGAAGAGTTTATATACTCTGTTTATATCTTCTTGAAGATTATCTTTTCGTAAATAGGCACCAATTTTAAGATTTTCCAATACGGTAAGATCAGGAAACACACGACGACCTTCTGGCACTAAGGTAATCCCTGTTTCAACAATAGAATTAGTAGCAATTCCTGTTATATCTTCACCACGATATGAAATTTTTCCGCTTTCAGGCTTAACAAGTCCTGCAATCGTTCGTAATATGGTACTCTTACCAGCACCATTGGCCCCGATTAAAGTAACAATTTCACCCTCTGGAACCGTTAAGCTGATTCCTTTTACTGCTTTAATACCACCATAGGAGACACTTAGATTTTCTATTGTTAATAAATTATTCTTCGTCATCATCTGGTACCCCCAAATACGCTTCTATAACTTGCTGATTATTTTGAATTTCCTCCGGAACTCCTGAAGCAATTAATTTTCCAAAGTCTAATACATAGATACGATCAGAAATCTCCATAACCAAATCCATATGGTGCTCAATCATAAAAATGGTTAAATTGAACTTTGAACGTATATCATGAATAAATTCAGTTAATTCTTGGGTTTCCTGAGGATTCATACCTGCCGCTGGTTCGTCTAATAACAGTAATTCCGGCTCTGTAGCAAGGGCACGGGCAATTTCCAGATGTCGTTGCTGACCATAAGGCAGAGAGCTGGCGATTTCATCTTTTACATCCATCAAACCTAAAATATCTAAAAGTTCTAAGGCTTCTTTCTGCATTTTTTGTTCTTCTTTATAATTTAAACAAAGAGTG
The genomic region above belongs to Defluviitalea raffinosedens and contains:
- a CDS encoding ABC transporter ATP-binding protein, whose protein sequence is MQFGGVVAVDNLSLEVNENEIVSLIGPNGAGKTTAFNVITGVYAPTNGAVYFKDKMIACNYPKGPMKKIYAGQNYGKYTTTVKKTPDQITKLNVARTFQNIRLFKDLTAFENVLIAKHMRSKANWLSATLCLNYKEEQKMQKEALELLDILGLMDVKDEIASSLPYGQQRHLEIARALATEPELLLLDEPAAGMNPQETQELTEFIHDIRSKFNLTIFMIEHHMDLVMEISDRIYVLDFGKLIASGVPEEIQNNQQVIEAYLGVPDDDEE
- a CDS encoding cation-translocating P-type ATPase; translation: MWFSKTQKEVLEELNVNPAVGLTSKEAETRLERYGPNKLKGKPKKSLVSLFFAQLNDMLIYVLLSAAAITMIIGEFVDAIIILLVVILNALIGVVQEYKAEKAIEALQKMTTPKSLVRRDGEIKEISSEQIVPGDIVIIDAGRFIPADLRLIESVNLQIEESALTGESVPTDKDANALYKDPKTPIGDQSNMAFMSTLATYGRGEGVVVGTAMNTEIGKIAKILDEDTEQMTPLQKRLEELGKTLGFIAIGICILIFAISLFQKRDLFEMFLTAISLAVAAIPEGLAAIVAIVLALGVTKMSKINAIVKKLPAVETLGAVNIICSDKTGTLTQNKMTVVKYYTFSNLKEVSSTETSIVASKDETELIKTLVLCSDATYENGEGTGDPTEIALIGFGNKYNLIKGELNSKNKRVAENPFDSDRKLMSTLNEEGNGYRVHTKGAIDNILKISSHALINGKIVPLTEEVRFAYLKAAEEMSNNALRVLGAAFKDTDKILAPGEMEKDLTVIGIVGMIDPPRFEVKDSIREAKRAGITPVMITGDHQNTAVAIAKELEIAESIEQSITGSEIDEMSDEEFAEKINNYKVFARVSPEHKVKIVKAFKSQGNIVSMTGDGVNDAPSLKNADIGVAMGITGTDVSKGASDMILTDDNFTTIVHAIEEGRNIYNNIKKSVIFLLSCNLGEVLTVFASILFFWPVPLLPTQILWINLITDSLPAIALGIDPGDKDVMKKKPRNPKESFFAQGAGIRAIIGGTLIGLLTLAAFYFGLSEYGYTLGSTHIPEDVLTYARTMSFVVLAGSQLFYSLSIRHSTKSILQIGLLSNMYLIGAIIVGFILQFGVISIPVLAKAFNVHNLSLGDWGLVMVFALIPLIVNEIIKSFMRLKENEE
- a CDS encoding ABC transporter ATP-binding protein; translated protein: MTKNNLLTIENLSVSYGGIKAVKGISLTVPEGEIVTLIGANGAGKSTILRTIAGLVKPESGKISYRGEDITGIATNSIVETGITLVPEGRRVFPDLTVLENLKIGAYLRKDNLQEDINRVYKLFPRLQERSWQLAGTLSGGEQQMLALGRALMSKPKLIMMDEPSLGLAPIVVNDIMKIITNINKEEGMTILLVEQNANLALRIAHRGYVCETGHITMEGTGTELLNDENVKAAYLGKSKKK
- a CDS encoding ABC transporter permease, which translates into the protein MQIKYMLFILTLTLLVPLIFIGFFQDYEQYNDIVLIIPNSNYTVDVPIEKIEKVNEEKFLTTYLVEQEKKIRAIHEHHLVSIKGTNYAYPFVLNYNIVNGGFFPKSSQVQESKVAVLNENAAFNIFGGNDCIGNEIIIDRFIYRVIGVINDKDKKNKNIYIPITLLNQSPKVFVALLDRDISEGYIKAQYKNLGITTDHYDFINLNSLTLMIKEKAIASCAFMLIILLLLQIKWVIHRLTNQYMIFRRLLIKNYLRELFRKEAKIFGVLIGHFGLIVALIYFIVLLVMYTFEMFLKWKDLSAFFIINCSGSHSMNIFTSIEKSLIYSNILFILLLILFFTLIYSFILYKDQ